From the Ensifer adhaerens genome, the window GATGAGGCGGGCGACGATCATCTCGATATTGACGTTCGGCGCATGGTGGCCAAGGTCGACCAGGCAGAAGGCCTTGGGTCCGAGTTCCTGGGCGATCAGATAGTTGCTGCCCCAGTCCTGTACCACGGTCGAATAGAAGGCAGGCTCGAACATCTTGTGTTCGGTGAAGACCCGCCAATCCTCCGGCAGGGCTGCATAGACCGACTTCATCGCGTCGAGATAACGCTCGAAGGCGCGGGTGAAGTTGCTCTGGCCGGGGAAGTTGGAGCCGTCGCCGACCCAAACCGTCAGCGCCTTGGAGCCGAGTTGCCGCCCAATCTCGATGCATTCGAGATTGTGTTCCACCGCCTGGCGGCGCGTGGCGGCGTCGGCGTGCGACAGCGAGCCGAACTTGTAGGAGTGCAGCTGGCCGGGCGCGTCGGAGAAGGTGTTGGAGTTCATCGCGTCGAAGCCGAGACCGAGCGACGTGCCCTTCGCTCTCAGTTCGGAAATGTCGTTCACCTTGTCCCAGGGGATGTGCAGCGAGACGGTCGGGGTCGCCCGGGTCAACTGCTGGATGACGGCGCAATCTTCGAGCTTGTCGAAAATGTTGCGTGGCTCGCCCTTGCCGGGGAAGCGGGCAAAGCGCGTACCGCCGGTGCCCACACCCCAGGAGGGGACGGCGACGCCATAGGCGGCGACCTTGCGCTTGATCGCGTCGATCGAGATACCACGGCGGTCGAGCCGCTCGCCGAGGCTTTCATAATCCCGGCGAAGTGCAGTGAGCCGGCTTTCGTTCTCGGCCTCGACCGTTGCCTGGCTGATCATGGTGGTCGTCATGAAACTCTCCTCGATCAGCGGGTGAAGGACTGGGCGTTGCCCGCGTCGACATTGATGATGTTGCCGGTCGATTTCGCCGACATGTCGGAGGAAAGGAAGTAGATCGCCTCGGCGATATCCTCGGGGAAGACACTGAGCTTCAGCATCGAGCGCTCGCGATAATGCGCCTCCAGGTCGTCGACATCCATCTTGTAGGCGGCGGCACGCTGCTCCTTCCATTCGCCGGTCCAGATCTTCGAGCCGCGCAGAACCGCGTCCGGATTGACGACGTTGACGCGGATCTGTGCGCTTGCACCTTCAAGCGCCAGGCAGCGGGCGAGATGGATCTCGGCGGCCTTGGCGGTGCAATAGGCCGACGCGCCGGGGGAGGCGGCAAGGCCGTTCTTGGAAGCGACGAACACGACGTTGCCGCCGGCCTTTTGCTGGCGGAAGATGCGGAAGGCCTCACGCGAGACAAGGAAATAGCCGGTCGTCAGAATGTCGATGTTTTTGGTCCAGAGCGCCAGCGTCGTGTCTTCGATCGCGGCAGACGAGGCGAGGCCGGCGTTGGAGACGAGAATGTCGAGACCGCCGAAGGCAAGCAGCGCGTCGGCGAAACCGCCTTCGACCGCCGCTTCGCTGGTGACGTTCATGCTGACAGAGCGGACGAAATCCTTGCCGTAGCGCGCGGAAAGCTCGCTCGCAGCGGCGCTCAGTGCGGTTTCGTCGATATCGGCGAGCACCACGCAGGCGCCTTCCTGCATCAGCCGGTTGGCCGTCGCCTTGCCGATGCCGCCGGCGCCGCCGGTGACGAGCGCGATACGGCCGGCCAGGCTCTTCGGTTTCGGCATGCGCTGGAGCTTCGCTTCTTCAAGCAGCCAGTATTCGATGTCGAAGGCTTCCTGTTCCGGCAGGCCGACATAGGTGGAGACCCCGGAGGCACCACGCATGACGTTGATGGCGTTGACATAGAATTCGCCGGAGATGCGGGCCGTCGCCTTGTCCTTGGCAAAGGTGATCATGCCGACGCCAGGCACGAGATAGACCACTGCATTCGGATCGCGCATGGCGGGACTGTCTTCGTGCTTGCAGCGCTCGTAATAGGCCGCATAGTCGGCGCGATAGGCGGCAATCGCCTCGGGCAGTGCTGTCAGCGTCTTGTCGACATCCGGATTGGCCGGGTCGAAATCGATCACCAGCGGGCAGATCTTGGTGCGCAGGAAATGGTCGGGGCAGCTGGTGCCGAGTGCTGCGAGCGGCTTCAGGTCGCGCGCGGAGACAAAATCAAGCACGGCCTGGCTGTCGTCGAAATGACCGACCTTGCGCTCGTCTGCGCTGATCAGGCCGCGGATGACGGGCATCAGCTTGCGAGCGACGTCGGCACGGGCGGCAGCATCAAGCGTCGCAGTGACTGCGCCGCCAAAGGCAGGCTTGGTGTTCTCAGCCTCGAACCAGGCGATCGCCTTGTTGATGATCTCGATCGTCGTCTCGTAGGCTTCTTTCGCCGTATCGCCCCAGGTGAAGAGACCGTGGCTTTCGAGCACGACACCGCGCGCCCGGGGATTTTCCAGGCAGAATTTTTCGAGCCACAGGCCGAGCTCATAGCCCGGACGTTTCCACGGCAGCCAGCCGATGTCGTCGCCGAAGATCTTCGCCGTCAGTTCGCGGCTGTTCTTTGACGCGGCAATCGCGATGATCGCATCGGGATGCATGTGGTCGACGTGCTTCTTCGGGACATAGGCGTGCAAAGGCGTGTCGATGGATGCGGCGCGCGGATTGAGATTGAAGGTGCAATGCGGCAGGTAACCGACCATCTCATCTTCGAATGCGACACCGCGATAAATCGACTTCAGCGCGTTGAGCTTGTCCATATAGAGGGTGGCAAAGCCGTCGAGCTTGATCGTTCCGACGTCGCCGCCGGAGCCCTTGACCCAGAGAACCTCGACCGTGCCGCCACCGAGCGGATCCTTCTCCATTACCTTGGCCGAGGTATTGCCGCCGCCGTAGTTGGTGATGCGCTTGTCGGAGCCGAGCAGGTTCGAGCGATAGAGCAGGCGTCCGGATTCGCTCATGCCGGCAGCCTTTGCCTCGTCCCAAAGGTTTGCAAGTCGTGCGCCCTGCTGCTTGTCAAGCATCTCGAATTCCTCCCGGTCAGATGCGCGCGGCTTGGCGACCGCGCAGAGATGTGGTTGGCATCAGATCACAGGACTTGAGCGTTAAAGTCAATCAAAAACGATCAAGTTCGCGCATATTGCGCTGCACAATGAAAAAATATGATTGATTGTGATTGACAATGGTCGATCGTGATGGAAGCATGAAAAGCATCGGAGGAGCGCATGCACGAGAAAGAAAGACACCGGATCATTCTGTCGGCGGTTCAGGAAAAACCCGTCGTCACCGTCCAGGAACTGGTCGATCTGACCGACAGTTCCGAGGCGACGATCCGGCGTGATATTGCAGCCCTCCACGTGCAGAAGAAGCTGCGCCGGGTGCGCGGCGGTGCGGAGGCAATCAACCCGCCGCAGTTCGTCGGGCTTGCCGGTCGGCCGTTCAAGGTCAACGAAGGTCTGCACGCCCGCGAAAAGCAGGCGATCGCCAAGGAGGCGGTGGCGCTTTGCGAAGATGGCGAGCCGATCATCATCAATGGCGGCACCACCACCTTTCAGATGGTGCATTTCCTCAGCAATCGCCGGATGCAGGTCTTCACCAACTCCTTCCCGATCGCCGAGCATCTGCTGAAGCATTCGAAGAATACGGTGATGCTGTCGGGCGGCACGATCTACCGCGAGCAGAACATCATCCTCAGTCCTTTCGACAATGACGTGACGCGCAATTTCTATGCGCGCCGCATGTTCATGGGGGCGCAAGGATTGGGACCGCTCGGCCTGATGGAGGCCGACCCGCTGCTGATCCAGGCGGAACAGAAATTGATCGACCAGGCGGACGAACTCGTCGTGCTGGTCGACTCATCGAAATTTCACAAGCGCTCCAGCCTGATCCTGTGCGGATTGAAGCGGATCGCCACGGTGATCACGGATTCGGGCATCGAGGACAGGCATGCCGCGATGCTCGAAAATGCCGGTGTGAGGCTGGTCGTTGCCAGCGGCAGAGCCGGCACGGATGCAGAGAACATGTCCTCGTCCGCCTGAGGCGGAGGAGGGAGGGGAAGGTGGCGGTCACGGCCGAAACGGCCGGGTCGTCGCCGAACGGAGGAATTCGCGCCGGATGCGATTTTCGCGCACCGGACAATGGGAGGAAATGAGCATGAAGATCCTGAAGTCACTGATGGTAACGGCCGCCGTGTCGCTGGCGCTGATGGCCAATGCCGCGCATGCGGAAAACAAGAAGATCGCGCTCGTCGTCAAGGCGCTCGGCATCGGCTTCTTCGAAGCCGCCAACAAGGGCGCCCAGGAAGCCGCCAAGGAACTGGGCGACGTCGAGGTGATCTACACCGGCCCGACGACGACGACCGCCGAAGGCCAGATCGAGGTGATCAATTCGCTGATCGCGCAGAAGGTCGACGCGATCGCTGTCTCCGCCAACGATACCGACGCTCTCGTTCCGGCGCTGAAGAAGGCGATGGATCG encodes:
- a CDS encoding bifunctional rhamnulose-1-phosphate aldolase/short-chain dehydrogenase, which translates into the protein MLDKQQGARLANLWDEAKAAGMSESGRLLYRSNLLGSDKRITNYGGGNTSAKVMEKDPLGGGTVEVLWVKGSGGDVGTIKLDGFATLYMDKLNALKSIYRGVAFEDEMVGYLPHCTFNLNPRAASIDTPLHAYVPKKHVDHMHPDAIIAIAASKNSRELTAKIFGDDIGWLPWKRPGYELGLWLEKFCLENPRARGVVLESHGLFTWGDTAKEAYETTIEIINKAIAWFEAENTKPAFGGAVTATLDAAARADVARKLMPVIRGLISADERKVGHFDDSQAVLDFVSARDLKPLAALGTSCPDHFLRTKICPLVIDFDPANPDVDKTLTALPEAIAAYRADYAAYYERCKHEDSPAMRDPNAVVYLVPGVGMITFAKDKATARISGEFYVNAINVMRGASGVSTYVGLPEQEAFDIEYWLLEEAKLQRMPKPKSLAGRIALVTGGAGGIGKATANRLMQEGACVVLADIDETALSAAASELSARYGKDFVRSVSMNVTSEAAVEGGFADALLAFGGLDILVSNAGLASSAAIEDTTLALWTKNIDILTTGYFLVSREAFRIFRQQKAGGNVVFVASKNGLAASPGASAYCTAKAAEIHLARCLALEGASAQIRVNVVNPDAVLRGSKIWTGEWKEQRAAAYKMDVDDLEAHYRERSMLKLSVFPEDIAEAIYFLSSDMSAKSTGNIINVDAGNAQSFTR
- a CDS encoding DeoR/GlpR family DNA-binding transcription regulator, which translates into the protein MHEKERHRIILSAVQEKPVVTVQELVDLTDSSEATIRRDIAALHVQKKLRRVRGGAEAINPPQFVGLAGRPFKVNEGLHAREKQAIAKEAVALCEDGEPIIINGGTTTFQMVHFLSNRRMQVFTNSFPIAEHLLKHSKNTVMLSGGTIYREQNIILSPFDNDVTRNFYARRMFMGAQGLGPLGLMEADPLLIQAEQKLIDQADELVVLVDSSKFHKRSSLILCGLKRIATVITDSGIEDRHAAMLENAGVRLVVASGRAGTDAENMSSSA
- the rhaI gene encoding L-rhamnose catabolism isomerase, whose amino-acid sequence is MTTTMISQATVEAENESRLTALRRDYESLGERLDRRGISIDAIKRKVAAYGVAVPSWGVGTGGTRFARFPGKGEPRNIFDKLEDCAVIQQLTRATPTVSLHIPWDKVNDISELRAKGTSLGLGFDAMNSNTFSDAPGQLHSYKFGSLSHADAATRRQAVEHNLECIEIGRQLGSKALTVWVGDGSNFPGQSNFTRAFERYLDAMKSVYAALPEDWRVFTEHKMFEPAFYSTVVQDWGSNYLIAQELGPKAFCLVDLGHHAPNVNIEMIVARLIQFGKLGGFHFNDSKYGDDDLDTGVIDPYRLFLVFNELVDAEARGAKGFEPAHMLDQSHNVTDPIESLMTSATEVCRAYAQALIVDRKALETCQDDNDALMASETLKTAFRTDVEPILAMARLESGGAVAPVATYRKSGYRAKVAADRPAVAGGGGGIV